The proteins below come from a single Desulfonatronum sp. SC1 genomic window:
- the yihA gene encoding ribosome biogenesis GTP-binding protein YihA/YsxC: MTSPDLPSAPPSSSVSLEKTIYTLDQMERIAVPQIALAGRSNVGKSSLLNCLANRKNLAKTSSVPGKTRSLNYYLVHPEQYYLVDLPGYGYAKRSKSERNAWGNLMRRFLTSNKGLVGLVLVLDSRLPPQAPDKEMAGMALEQGLPLLPVLTKADKCSQRDIAAAKRAWMELLGPEAAPVFFSAKTRLGRETLWEQIRLLISSQDHPLPDSEAQ; the protein is encoded by the coding sequence ATGACAAGCCCGGATCTCCCCTCAGCCCCTCCCTCTTCCAGCGTCAGCCTGGAAAAAACCATCTACACCCTGGACCAGATGGAGCGGATCGCCGTTCCGCAAATCGCCCTGGCAGGCCGCTCCAACGTGGGCAAGTCCTCCCTGCTGAATTGCCTGGCCAATCGCAAGAATCTGGCCAAGACCAGCTCGGTTCCAGGCAAAACCCGCAGCCTGAATTACTATCTGGTCCATCCGGAGCAATACTACCTGGTAGACCTGCCCGGATACGGCTACGCCAAACGCTCGAAAAGCGAGCGCAACGCCTGGGGTAATTTGATGCGGCGCTTTCTGACCAGCAACAAGGGCTTGGTGGGACTGGTTCTGGTCCTGGACAGCCGCCTGCCGCCCCAAGCTCCGGACAAGGAGATGGCGGGCATGGCCCTGGAACAGGGCCTGCCCCTCCTGCCCGTGCTCACCAAGGCGGACAAGTGCTCCCAGCGCGACATCGCCGCCGCCAAACGCGCCTGGATGGAGCTGCTGGGCCCGGAAGCCGCCCCGGTTTTCTTTTCCGCCAAGACCCGCCTGGGCCGGGAAACGCTCTGGGAACAAATCCGGCTACTGATTTCTTCCCAAGACCACCCTTTACCCGATTCCGAGGCGCAATGA
- a CDS encoding amino acid ABC transporter permease, giving the protein MTAQAKAATVPGFLVAHYRDFLLYGLFLGAIAWFIASGEQGMGYHWKWYRMPRYLIQITEDGWMLGPLLQGLIVTFKISGLSLILAMIFGLTAAIFRLSDSFTARLVAKGYVEFIRNTPLLTQIFFIYYVIGPVFGLDAFGSAVLALSLFEGAYASEIFRAGIVSIHKGQWEAAHSLGLSKWDTYRKVIVPQAVRRILPPLTGVGVTLIKDSSLASTIAIYELTQQGNIVSSDTFMVFEVWFTVAAIYLAVTFPLSMLVAELGKRMRTAE; this is encoded by the coding sequence GTGACCGCCCAAGCCAAGGCCGCCACGGTCCCCGGTTTTCTTGTCGCCCACTACCGGGACTTCCTGCTCTACGGTCTGTTCCTGGGCGCGATAGCCTGGTTCATCGCCAGCGGCGAACAGGGCATGGGCTACCACTGGAAGTGGTACCGCATGCCCCGCTACCTGATCCAGATCACAGAGGACGGCTGGATGCTCGGGCCCCTGCTGCAAGGGCTGATAGTAACCTTCAAAATTTCCGGGCTGAGCCTGATCCTGGCCATGATCTTCGGACTGACCGCGGCGATCTTCCGGCTTTCCGACTCGTTCACGGCCCGGCTCGTGGCCAAGGGCTACGTGGAATTCATCCGCAACACCCCGCTGCTTACCCAGATTTTCTTCATCTACTACGTCATCGGCCCGGTCTTCGGCCTGGACGCCTTCGGCTCCGCCGTCCTGGCCCTGTCCCTGTTCGAAGGGGCCTATGCCTCGGAAATCTTCCGGGCCGGAATTGTTTCCATCCACAAGGGCCAGTGGGAGGCCGCTCATAGCTTGGGACTATCCAAGTGGGACACGTATCGCAAGGTGATCGTCCCCCAGGCCGTCCGACGCATCCTCCCCCCCCTGACCGGGGTAGGCGTGACCCTGATCAAGGACTCCTCCCTGGCCAGCACCATCGCCATCTACGAGTTGACCCAGCAAGGCAACATCGTTTCCTCGGATACCTTCATGGTCTTCGAGGTCTGGTTCACCGTTGCGGCCATCTACTTGGCCGTCACCTTCCCCCTGTCCATGCTCGTGGCGGAGTTGGGCAAACGGATGCGCACGGCGGAGTGA